One Nicotiana tomentosiformis chromosome 1, ASM39032v3, whole genome shotgun sequence genomic window, AAATCAAATCCACAGGTGACAGTCCCATTGAATCAATCACTTGGCCTAACACTTTCCCCATCTCTTCAGGTCCCAAATCAATGGCCTTAACAACATTTCTTTTTGAAACCCTGACTTTATTTTCCTCATAGTTCACATATCCCTGCTCAACAAGCTGATCAAACCCCCAAAATATACCCTTTTCTTGAATTTCATTATACATATCCCTAAACCTCTCTAAAACCCCACCACCACCCACACTCTCTTCCTCCACAACTATCGTCTTATCCGAAAACCCAGAACCAGGGAGATCAATAGCAACAGCATGAACACCTCGAACCCCCAAAAAGTTGACAACTTTTTGAAATGCAAAAGAACTACATCCTAGTCCATGTACAATAAGTACATGATCAGAAGACTTTGAGGGTCCTTCTTGGATAGTAAAGACTTCAACTTGGGGCTGGTTAGGGGTGATTTGAACTTTAATATTTTGCCCTTTAGAGTAGTGTTGGCGTAGATTAGGAGGCAAGCTAAGGAACCATGTTTTAAGGTCTTGTGGGTAAAGAGAAGTGAGGGTCATGAATATGAGGGTTATAAGAGAGACTGAAATGGTGAAATAGAACCAGAAATGAAGTGGGTTTGTTGTTGCATTTGTTGTTTTTGTGGGTTTAGTGGCATTTTGGGAGGTGGATTGTGGAGGTTTTGACTTGGGTTTTTTAAGGGGTTTTTGGTTCTTCTGTGGAGTTGGTGAGTCTGGTTCTTCAGTTATGATTGCCATTGTTGATGAGTAGAACTGAGAGGTAGCAGCATGAAGGAGTGGAATCCGAGATTTGCAATGGAGAAGAACAATAGGTGCGACGAAAAGTAAAGGGGGTGGTGTGATCTGTGTAAAGCAGCTTTTGTGTTTTCAAAGGTGCAAATCAGGTGAAGAATAATGGAGAGTACACactttaaaagagaaattgggtatCATCATTGCAATTTGGTTTCTAATTTCAGAAGGAAAAAAAAGGATGATAAATACTTTCACTTCACTAGTACTCGCTCTATATCCTAAAATGTTTCGTAATTTTCACTTCCCACGTCTCTAGAGTGAGTCCGGAACCATTTTGGACTCAACCGATCAAAAtaggttaaaaaaaaaaaaaaaaaaaaaaaaagaccgtAACGATGTGCTCTACCTTAACGATATATTTATCCGTTAAAATATAGCGCAGCATTTAATCGCATTTTATTTGAACTAAAATAGGCGGAAAGCTATAGCGCCCACATATACCGCACTATAGTATAGGACGGTATATATGGGCATTATACCTATATAAAAAAACGTGCTCTTCTCCTTCCCCACCAGACGAACCAGTAACCCCTCTCAATTTTTTATTCCCCATTACAGCGGTCTCtccaaatttttaaagaaaaaaagctCGTTGGAGCCCATCGGTTCCACAAAAAGTGTAGATTTTCGGTATTGTAGCAAACTAACATCGTATCTAAGGCGTTATCGTGTAGTGGGTTGCttgtttcggctccaaatcatcaaatcttcaacttttaaaaaaattaaaatcgagGTATTACAacttatttttttgttaaaactcatgtataaaaaatgcTTATTAGTTAGTTTTTACTGTGTTCTATGttatttcgtgattgttttgcgatttaattaatttgttattttttatccggattatattattagtgtgctaaacaaatgagtaaaatagagaaattgttattttatgaataattaatgtttgtagttgttataaaaaatatttattaattaatttttactgtggtatatgtattttcgtgaatgttTTATGATTAAAtcaatttgttatttttatccggattatatttttatgtgctaaaagattagtaaaatagataaattattattttaggagtaattaatcttatttagatgttattgttgtacatatattaatatgtgactttaaTGTTGTTTAGTTCCCGGTAGTGTTATGTTGTGCCCGTAATTTTAATGTAGTGCccgtatttgtaatgtagtgccctttagcgtagtaaaatatagtgccctttagcgtagtgtctttgtagttattgaaattaatcatttaattatctgtTAAACCCAAAACTATCTGGAAAAAAAGAtagatagttcaaacacaaaatCTCTAGAATTCTAGTCAACaaacgtaagaaaataacattaagaaacaacaatatttgtcaaactaacatataaaataataaagtaacatataaaataataaactaacatataaaatgataaaccaacatataatataataaattaacatataaaataataaactaacatataaaatgataaatcaacatataaaataataaattaacatataaaataataaactaatatataaaataagaaacaaacatataataagaaactaacatataaaataataaacaaacatataaaatagtcaaactaacatataaaataataaagtaacatataaaataaaaaactaatatATAAAATGATAAACCAACATATAAAATAGTGAATtcacatataaaattataatataaaaaatgtataaacctaagtaacaatatagtaaaaatatcgaataaattttaatattaaagatattgcaatatatttaaagatgttaagcaattaaaaagaaaaatactttaattaatattgttcaatttacagtcatcgtcatggaggttctGTATGTGCGTCCCGGACCTGCATCGCTAGAGTTACTATTGCTACAGGCCGAGCATAGGTCTTCATACGCATGGGATGGATAGTGTTTGTCCCAGACATTCCGCGCCAGACGTATAGACGATATATGGGAGTTCATTAGGGCTCACCCACTCCATTCCCGTATAGTTAGACGCCTTCAGGATACGAGTTTCTACAGGATCATAGAGATCAGCCAGTTGCAGTTCGACTGGGCGTTGATCATggctatgatagagcggtggcgaccggagacgcacatgTTTCATCTACCCATCAGCGAGGCTACCATCATGTTTGAGGACGTGGAGGTTTTTTTTGGTCTGGCGGTTGATGGACTACCTGTAGCTTACCCGCATGCTCTTAGAGAATATACAGGATTGCATGGACACAATGTATAttaggtgaaaacatagtcaattcttttcatgattataacatacataataaaataataacttaaatcTTACGCCCACTatgtatattaggtttgggcctgggagcggttcctacAGTTTCAACCACCTCTACCACACATCActccggatgcaccacctccactgtttctccctttagctaggaggtgggttgataggcgagtCTACGGACGCAaggtcgaggctcgacatcatctctcgtattacagggatttgttggattttgcTTGAAGGACGCAGATACGtgtatacttaagtttacttggtCTGACTTTATATGTGTTGCGTTTACTCATGATTCATGTGTTTAATTAATAGTTCATATGGAGGCTATACAGCGATGCGCTCATAGCTGGTTTGCCTGATTATTGCTCCCACGGCCGAGCTATGTGGAGCTTTTCTGTCCCACTGATATGTCTCGATATTGTcaagcatcatgccaccgagcgagtccttcgccagtttggtTGACCGCAGCTTGTATCTATCCCGCCCGCTTGGCTTAGGACACATTACCAGTGGGATGATAGTTCCAGGGTCGACCAGACATACGTGGACTGGCTAGAGTCCCAGATTGAGGTTTGGGACCAGATGTATGACCTGATTCCTCCACTCCCTACACCTGAGCGTACGGATGGcgagcatgagtatatgggctGGTATCGCAGCATTACCCGATTTCATGTCGGGAACCCCGTTCATCGAGCAGGTGGTCGGTACATTCCATACGCTGGGAGGCATGAgacactggtatgttatttgttatacttacttataacgttaaaTTATCATTCcgtaattattatttgacatgttATGTAGGCTATTGGATTAAATTAGTTCTACCAGCTAGGACTGCAGATGATGCAGCATACCGGCGAGGGAGCGATAGCTTTGCACGAGTATGGAAGTCAAGTTACAGATATGGCTGCCCGGACATTAAGGCGTGCCTGAGATGATAAGCGATTAGGATACGAGGCTGCTTATGTGCCGCTAGAGGACTACCATCGTGGGCCAGCAGTGGAGCCTGAAAGTGGTAGACATGGCAGGTATGGTCATAGAGGaaggggtgtcccacgaggtcATGGTGGTCGGCGAGGACGGGGTCCCCCACAAGGGGGCGTTGAGGAACTTGTAGATGATATTAGAGATGATCAACCGGGTGACCACCCTGAGCCATACGATGCTCCTCATGATATTACGTCATTCAGCCTACAGTTGTCGCCATGGACTTCGCGGTTGACCCCgtcagctccattgttgatcgcgggcACGACCATTACGCAGCAGGAGTGGGATCACTATTTTCCTGATCGACCAGGACCATTAACGGTTACTGAGGATCGTCCGATATGAGAGGTACATAGTGGACgacgactgagttatggctcatcatcgagggtTACTAAGGATGTGTCGCATACTTCATCTACTTCAGTGCACCCCGATGTTCTGACTGAGCAGTGTGTTGCTACTCACGCGC contains:
- the LOC104085476 gene encoding protein AUXIN RESPONSE 4, whose translation is MAIITEEPDSPTPQKNQKPLKKPKSKPPQSTSQNATKPTKTTNATTNPLHFWFYFTISVSLITLIFMTLTSLYPQDLKTWFLSLPPNLRQHYSKGQNIKVQITPNQPQVEVFTIQEGPSKSSDHVLIVHGLGCSSFAFQKVVNFLGVRGVHAVAIDLPGSGFSDKTIVVEEESVGGGGVLERFRDMYNEIQEKGIFWGFDQLVEQGYVNYEENKVRVSKRNVVKAIDLGPEEMGKVLGQVIDSMGLSPVDLILHDSALGLSANWVSENRGLLRSVVVLDSATSGTALPLWVLEMPVVRDVVLGFGFAFRRLLGTCCSKSVGDLEAEGHRILLKGRDGRRAVVGMGKSLNCSFDLNEWAALDGVKGLPMQVIWSDALSKQWTEEGRLVADAIPQAKFVTHSGGRWPQEHNSEEIAESIYQFVSSLPKSVRQTEEEPVPEHIQKMFDEAQSGDQHHHHGHGHGHEHGHSHGHAHAGYMDAYGLG